A genomic window from Filimonas effusa includes:
- a CDS encoding glycosyltransferase family protein, protein MRIFYAVQATGNGHIARAIELLPFLQQYGEVDVFLSGTNSNLKAALPIKYRSKGICLFYGNSGGLDYLKIARAFNPVRVWKEARNLPVEKYDVVINDFECITSLACKMKGVASVNFGHQASFKSANTPRPAKKDLIGEFVLQQYAKADQYVGLHFNSYDNFIFSPVLKQQVLNAQPLNNGHVTVYLSHYSDEVVAQSLSQVKDIRFEVFSKKVKGKTVQDNITFLPVDNETFTSSMINSYGVITGAGFETPAEALYLQKKLLCLPIKGQYEQLCNAAALEQFNVPIISTIDAAFSGHVQQWLNGPAQQPLHITNSTYEIVQHVVEKARAMRNGTALDNMLPNQGWAAI, encoded by the coding sequence ATGAGAATATTTTATGCAGTACAGGCCACAGGTAACGGACACATTGCCCGCGCCATAGAATTACTTCCATTCCTTCAGCAGTATGGAGAAGTAGACGTATTCTTAAGCGGAACCAATAGTAACCTTAAAGCCGCACTGCCCATAAAATATCGCAGCAAAGGCATATGCCTCTTTTATGGTAACAGCGGTGGTTTAGACTACCTGAAAATAGCCCGTGCTTTTAATCCCGTAAGAGTTTGGAAAGAAGCTCGCAACTTACCCGTTGAAAAATACGACGTAGTCATCAACGACTTCGAATGTATCACCTCACTTGCCTGTAAGATGAAAGGAGTGGCCTCTGTCAATTTTGGCCACCAGGCAAGTTTTAAATCAGCAAATACGCCACGCCCTGCTAAAAAGGACCTTATAGGCGAATTTGTACTGCAGCAATATGCAAAAGCCGATCAGTATGTTGGCCTGCACTTCAATAGCTACGACAATTTCATTTTCTCGCCCGTTCTAAAACAACAGGTGCTGAATGCCCAGCCTCTTAACAACGGGCATGTCACCGTTTACCTGTCGCACTACTCCGATGAAGTAGTAGCCCAAAGTCTCAGCCAGGTAAAAGATATCCGCTTCGAAGTCTTTTCTAAAAAAGTAAAAGGTAAAACCGTGCAGGACAATATCACGTTCCTGCCCGTAGATAATGAAACCTTCACCAGCAGCATGATCAACAGCTATGGCGTTATCACCGGTGCCGGTTTCGAAACGCCTGCCGAAGCATTATATCTGCAGAAGAAACTGTTATGTCTTCCTATAAAAGGACAATACGAGCAACTGTGTAATGCAGCCGCCCTCGAACAGTTTAACGTGCCCATCATCAGCACTATCGATGCCGCCTTCTCCGGCCATGTGCAACAATGGCTCAACGGCCCCGCACAGCAACCACTGCACATTACCAACAGCACCTACGAAATTGTACAACACGTAGTGGAAAAAGCACGAGCCATGCGCAATGGAACCGCTCTCGACAATATGCTTCCCAACCAGGGCTGGGCTGCAATATAA
- a CDS encoding flavin reductase family protein codes for MIVSLAELKPAERQAYLQHAIAPRPVCFASTIDKAGNVNLSPFSFFNLFSSNPPVVIFSPSRRVRDNTTKHTLENVLEVPEVVINIVDYEMVQQTSLASCEYPKAINEFLKSGLTAEPATLVQPPMVKESKIKLECKVLEVKALGTEGGAGNLVIAEVLRMHIEDAILDEKGMIDHHKIQHIARLGGDWYSVVNASSLFSVAKPNVHLGIGFDALPESIRNSTVLTGNQLAQLANVHELPVADPTFMDDTVRNIVQYYSLNPDDMEKELHRHAASLLKEDKVAAAWQVLLVGE; via the coding sequence ATGATAGTTAGCTTAGCTGAACTGAAGCCTGCAGAGCGGCAGGCATACCTGCAGCATGCAATAGCGCCGAGGCCGGTTTGTTTTGCCAGCACTATCGACAAGGCAGGCAATGTGAACCTGAGCCCTTTTAGTTTTTTCAATTTATTTTCTTCGAATCCGCCGGTGGTCATATTTTCTCCTTCGCGGCGCGTGAGGGATAATACTACAAAGCATACCCTTGAGAATGTGCTGGAGGTGCCGGAAGTAGTCATCAATATTGTTGATTACGAGATGGTACAACAGACTTCGCTTGCAAGCTGCGAGTATCCCAAGGCTATTAATGAATTCCTGAAATCGGGACTGACGGCTGAGCCTGCAACCCTGGTACAACCACCTATGGTAAAGGAAAGTAAGATAAAGCTGGAGTGTAAGGTGCTGGAGGTAAAGGCATTGGGAACGGAGGGCGGCGCCGGCAACCTGGTGATAGCAGAAGTATTACGGATGCATATCGAGGATGCCATACTTGACGAGAAAGGGATGATCGATCATCATAAGATACAGCATATAGCAAGACTGGGAGGCGACTGGTATAGTGTGGTGAATGCGTCTTCGCTGTTTTCTGTCGCCAAACCTAATGTACACCTGGGAATTGGGTTTGACGCCCTGCCTGAAAGCATACGCAACAGTACTGTGCTTACAGGCAACCAGCTGGCGCAACTTGCCAATGTGCATGAGCTGCCTGTTGCCGATCCTACATTTATGGATGATACGGTGAGAAATATAGTACAATATTACTCACTGAATCCGGATGATATGGAGAAGGAGTTACACAGGCATGCGGCGTCCTTACTTAAGGAGGATAAAGTAGCGGCAGCGTGGCAGGTGTTGCTGGTGGGTGAATAA
- a CDS encoding fumarylacetoacetate hydrolase family protein — MKIVSYLQDGHDHLAIVADGHLYDLERLHPDLPGNMNMLLAHWHDYLPSMLNVESRIKEGHIGKDKAIPVAQVQLLAPVPFPASCRDGYAFRQHVAAARRNRKVPMIQEFDEYPIFYFTNHMSIQGPGDIRCMPDHFEKLDFELEAAIVVSKQGRNIPAGEADAYIAGLMIMNDMSARRLQMEEMLLNLGPAKGKDFATVIGPWLVTLDELEPYETAPKEGHTGKSWNLAMRCRVNGKQVSEGNLADMDWTFAEIIERCSYGVDIHPGDVIGSGTVGTGCFLELNGTGKLNDPNYQEQWLQPGDVVEMEIDGLGLLKNTIVKEDTEWSILKQKKTNKVP; from the coding sequence ATGAAGATTGTTTCTTACCTGCAGGATGGCCATGATCATCTGGCTATTGTAGCAGACGGCCATTTGTATGATCTTGAGCGTTTACATCCCGATTTACCCGGCAACATGAATATGCTGCTGGCGCACTGGCACGATTATCTTCCATCGATGTTAAATGTGGAAAGCCGCATTAAAGAAGGGCATATCGGTAAGGACAAAGCAATACCTGTTGCGCAGGTTCAGCTGCTGGCCCCGGTGCCTTTTCCTGCAAGTTGCCGCGATGGTTATGCTTTCCGGCAGCATGTGGCGGCGGCCCGGCGTAACCGTAAAGTACCTATGATCCAGGAGTTTGACGAATACCCGATCTTTTATTTTACCAATCATATGAGCATACAGGGGCCTGGTGATATACGCTGTATGCCCGATCATTTCGAGAAGCTTGATTTTGAGCTGGAGGCAGCTATCGTAGTATCGAAGCAGGGCCGTAATATTCCTGCCGGTGAAGCTGATGCATATATTGCCGGCCTTATGATCATGAATGATATGAGCGCCCGCCGTTTACAGATGGAAGAAATGCTGCTGAACCTGGGACCTGCCAAAGGCAAGGACTTTGCAACTGTTATTGGTCCCTGGCTGGTGACGCTGGACGAGCTGGAGCCTTATGAAACCGCTCCGAAGGAAGGGCATACCGGCAAAAGCTGGAACTTAGCCATGCGTTGCCGTGTTAATGGTAAACAGGTGAGCGAAGGCAACCTGGCGGATATGGACTGGACCTTTGCCGAGATCATAGAACGCTGCAGTTACGGTGTTGATATACATCCCGGTGATGTAATAGGCAGCGGCACTGTAGGTACGGGATGTTTTCTCGAGTTAAACGGTACGGGAAAACTGAATGATCCCAATTACCAGGAGCAGTGGTTACAGCCAGGGGATGTGGTGGAAATGGAGATAGATGGGTTGGGGCTGTTAAAGAATACGATAGTGAAAGAGGATACGGAATGGAGCATTCTTAAACAAAAGAAAACTAATAAGGTACCCTAA
- a CDS encoding DinB family protein, translating into MSLLTHIAQHLIDVHEGDNWTEVNIKSTLHDLTYEQAALVTPFSPNSIAMLVHHLAFYNEVVQQRLLGTYPPIPPSNGFDVPVLNSEGQWQELQQKLFDSARSLANSILHYSEDKLFEMPSTGYNVPYKFLHGLTEHAHYHLGQMVILKNWHRSRKH; encoded by the coding sequence ATGAGCTTGCTGACACATATTGCGCAACATCTGATAGATGTTCATGAAGGCGATAACTGGACAGAAGTAAACATCAAAAGTACCCTACACGATTTAACCTATGAGCAGGCAGCGCTGGTAACTCCTTTCTCGCCCAATAGTATTGCCATGCTGGTACACCATCTTGCTTTTTATAATGAAGTAGTGCAGCAAAGGTTGCTGGGCACTTATCCTCCCATTCCTCCGAGTAACGGGTTTGACGTTCCTGTGCTGAACAGTGAAGGACAATGGCAGGAATTGCAGCAGAAGTTATTTGATTCTGCGCGCTCGCTGGCCAACAGTATTCTTCATTATTCAGAGGACAAACTATTTGAAATGCCTTCTACCGGGTATAATGTTCCTTATAAGTTTTTGCATGGATTAACGGAACATGCACATTATCACCTTGGGCAGATGGTAATACTCAAAAACTGGCATCGCAGCCGGAAACATTAA
- a CDS encoding TIGR02757 family protein translates to MAQSLKDFFDAKVRQYNTPAFIKDDPVSIPHLFSKKQDIEIAGFLAALFAWGNRTIIINKSTELMKMMDMAPHSFILDPGVEGLKRLMTFKHRTFNATDLLYFAEFLRFHYSNNDSLESAFTRWGDDVESMLTGFHHYFFSLEDAPPRTRKHIATPYKGSNCKRLNMFLRWMVRQDNCGVDFGIWKNISPASLICPVDLHVARVAKRFQLLERNQTDWKAALELTGYLRTLDAEDPAKYDFALFGLGVIEKYQ, encoded by the coding sequence ATGGCGCAATCGCTGAAGGATTTTTTTGATGCCAAGGTAAGGCAGTACAATACGCCTGCTTTTATAAAAGACGATCCTGTTTCTATCCCGCATCTGTTTAGCAAAAAGCAGGATATAGAGATAGCAGGATTTCTTGCGGCTTTATTTGCATGGGGCAACCGTACCATTATTATCAACAAGTCGACAGAATTGATGAAAATGATGGATATGGCGCCCCATTCTTTTATACTGGATCCTGGTGTTGAGGGGCTTAAGCGTTTGATGACGTTCAAACACCGGACCTTTAATGCTACCGACCTGTTGTATTTCGCGGAGTTTCTCCGTTTTCATTATAGTAATAACGACAGTCTTGAGTCGGCTTTTACACGTTGGGGAGATGATGTGGAAAGCATGCTTACGGGTTTCCATCATTATTTTTTCTCTTTGGAGGATGCTCCTCCGCGTACGCGGAAACATATAGCAACGCCCTACAAGGGAAGCAACTGCAAGCGGCTGAATATGTTCCTGAGATGGATGGTTCGGCAAGACAATTGTGGTGTAGACTTTGGCATCTGGAAGAATATATCTCCTGCTTCGTTGATCTGCCCGGTAGATTTGCACGTGGCGCGTGTTGCAAAACGGTTTCAGTTACTGGAAAGGAACCAGACCGACTGGAAAGCTGCGTTGGAATTAACGGGCTATCTGCGTACTTTGGATGCTGAAGACCCGGCTAAATATGATTTTGCGTTATTTGGACTGGGTGTTATTGAGAAATACCAATAA
- a CDS encoding cystathionine gamma-synthase produces MAMKNGTKFIHAGMEPDPSTGAIMTPIYQTSTFVQEAPGVNKGYEYARSQNPTRTALETAYAVIENGKYGLAFSSGVAATDAVITMLNPGDEVIAASDMYGGTYRLFDKVFKRFGIKFHYVDMQDAENIKPFLNAQTKLIWTETPTNPLLNIVDIAAVAAIAKAHGVLLCVDNTFASPYLQNPLDLGADIVMHSATKYLSGHSDVVQGCLVMNDKNLYDQLYFIQKSCGAVPGPQDCFLILRGIKTLHVRMQRHCENGEKIAHFLRNHPKVDKVYWCGFEDHPGYAVASKQMRGFGGMMSFTLKGDDIEEAKRVLSSTHVFSLAESLGGVESLLSHPATMTHAAIPREERMKNGLKDSLIRLSVGIEDVDDLIEDLNKAIG; encoded by the coding sequence ATAGCAATGAAAAACGGTACTAAGTTCATACATGCCGGCATGGAGCCGGATCCTTCTACAGGCGCTATCATGACGCCTATTTACCAGACATCGACTTTTGTGCAGGAAGCACCGGGTGTAAATAAAGGATATGAGTATGCCCGCTCTCAGAATCCTACGCGTACGGCATTGGAAACGGCTTATGCTGTTATCGAGAACGGTAAGTACGGGCTGGCCTTCAGCAGCGGCGTTGCTGCTACTGATGCGGTTATTACCATGCTCAATCCCGGTGATGAGGTGATTGCGGCAAGTGACATGTACGGTGGTACCTATCGCCTGTTCGACAAGGTATTCAAGCGTTTTGGTATCAAGTTCCATTATGTGGATATGCAGGACGCTGAGAATATCAAGCCTTTCCTGAATGCGCAAACCAAGCTGATATGGACAGAAACGCCTACCAATCCTTTATTGAATATTGTTGATATTGCTGCGGTAGCGGCTATAGCGAAGGCACATGGTGTTTTGCTTTGCGTGGACAATACGTTTGCCTCTCCGTATCTCCAGAATCCACTGGACCTGGGCGCCGATATTGTTATGCATTCTGCCACCAAGTACCTGAGCGGCCATAGCGATGTGGTGCAGGGCTGCCTGGTAATGAACGACAAGAACCTTTACGACCAGTTATATTTTATACAAAAAAGTTGTGGTGCGGTTCCCGGACCACAGGATTGTTTCCTGATACTCCGTGGTATTAAAACATTGCATGTGCGTATGCAGCGGCATTGTGAAAACGGAGAAAAGATCGCACATTTCCTGCGCAATCATCCCAAGGTAGACAAGGTTTACTGGTGTGGTTTTGAAGATCATCCGGGTTATGCCGTTGCAAGCAAGCAGATGCGTGGTTTTGGGGGAATGATGAGCTTTACGCTCAAAGGCGACGATATAGAGGAAGCCAAACGTGTACTTTCTTCAACGCATGTATTCTCGCTGGCAGAAAGTTTAGGTGGTGTAGAAAGTCTTTTAAGCCATCCTGCTACTATGACGCATGCTGCTATTCCGCGTGAAGAGCGGATGAAAAACGGCCTGAAAGATTCTCTGATCCGTTTAAGCGTAGGTATTGAAGATGTGGACGACCTGATAGAAGACCTGAACAAGGCAATTGGTTAA
- a CDS encoding DUF2911 domain-containing protein, with amino-acid sequence MAQQKPTDIDKSPMDVSYCPYNYPILKMSGKAGDQPVARVLYSRPQRNGRRIFGDVIHYNEIWRMGANEATEIEFFRNVKIGGKLIPKGRYTLYAICTETKWTIAFNTEKDYWGLAQNPKKDLTRVEVPVQKITDPVEALTIYFEDVKGGTNLIVMWDEQKISLPIKF; translated from the coding sequence ATGGCCCAGCAAAAGCCAACAGATATTGACAAGTCGCCAATGGATGTGAGTTATTGTCCTTATAACTATCCGATTTTAAAAATGAGTGGCAAGGCAGGTGATCAGCCCGTTGCGAGAGTGTTGTACAGCAGGCCTCAGCGTAATGGCCGCAGGATCTTTGGAGATGTTATTCATTATAACGAGATCTGGCGTATGGGTGCTAATGAGGCAACGGAGATAGAATTTTTCAGAAATGTGAAGATAGGCGGCAAGCTGATTCCCAAGGGGCGTTATACCCTTTATGCTATTTGCACGGAAACCAAGTGGACGATCGCTTTCAATACAGAAAAGGATTATTGGGGTTTAGCGCAGAATCCGAAGAAAGACCTGACAAGGGTTGAGGTTCCTGTGCAGAAGATCACAGATCCTGTAGAGGCGCTTACCATTTATTTTGAAGATGTGAAGGGTGGAACAAACCTGATTGTGATGTGGGATGAGCAGAAGATAAGTTTGCCTATCAAGTTTTAG
- a CDS encoding acyl carrier protein phosphodiesterase, with protein sequence MNYLAHAWLSFNHPEILVGNMISDFVKGKRKFDYSPMVQKGIGLHRAIDEFTDAHAATAAAKQYFRPVVGLYAGAFVDVVYDHFLARDLRENSEEGWQQFCRHTYHILQHHTGILPDRFASMVPYMRSQNWLFNYRYMEGLENSFKGLAFRATYLDNSRDAYKVFEQSYDALQACYDDFFPFVKTFAFTQFNQLLNE encoded by the coding sequence ATGAACTACCTGGCTCATGCCTGGTTATCATTTAACCACCCGGAAATACTGGTTGGTAATATGATCAGTGATTTTGTAAAGGGAAAGCGGAAGTTTGATTATAGTCCAATGGTTCAAAAGGGCATAGGGCTGCATAGGGCTATCGATGAGTTTACTGATGCGCATGCGGCCACGGCAGCAGCGAAGCAATATTTCAGACCCGTTGTGGGGTTATATGCCGGCGCTTTTGTAGATGTAGTATATGATCATTTCCTTGCGAGGGATCTGAGAGAAAATTCTGAAGAAGGCTGGCAGCAGTTTTGCAGGCATACCTATCATATATTGCAACACCATACCGGGATACTGCCGGACAGGTTTGCGAGTATGGTCCCTTATATGCGCAGTCAGAACTGGCTGTTCAATTACCGGTATATGGAGGGGCTTGAAAACAGTTTCAAAGGACTGGCTTTCAGGGCAACATACCTCGATAACAGCCGCGATGCCTATAAGGTATTTGAGCAGTCGTATGATGCGCTGCAGGCGTGTTATGATGATTTTTTTCCTTTTGTTAAAACCTTTGCGTTTACGCAATTCAACCAGTTACTGAATGAGTAG
- a CDS encoding alpha/beta hydrolase family protein gives MKKLLIVCLFCSLGAMVFGQDKSVSGDWEGRFAGKLRLIFHFTSNSGGKLTGKFDSPDQGAMGLAFTGTATGDSIIVALEMPKASFRGQLINDSTILGSWYQGAATMPLALKKGSSYKVNRPQTPVPPFSYNSEDIEYDNADGSVHFGATFTYPRSGGPFATAILITGSGIQDRDETILGHKPFAVIADHLTKNGYAVLRIDDRGAGKTRGSLVKATSADFAKDVEAALAYLKTRKETDKSKTGLIGHSEGGLIAVMVAAANPEAIQFVITLAGPGEKGSKLMSDQNEAVWLKHGATVVAAAAYRDLFSHIASAVTPESDSASLYLKAWAYYGEWKKKQDPNTLLLLSLYDEQQSAQLLQRLVQAMTTEWMKYFLLSDPVPYIKQLRCKFLALNGSEDIQVVPRTNLPAMQAAIAESGIKVSEVKELKGLNHLFQHCTTCTPQEYGQLEESFAPEALDTMTNWLNTYIKK, from the coding sequence ATGAAGAAACTACTTATAGTTTGCCTGTTCTGCAGTCTGGGGGCCATGGTGTTTGGACAGGATAAATCAGTATCCGGAGACTGGGAAGGGCGTTTTGCCGGCAAGCTCCGCTTAATCTTTCACTTTACTTCAAATAGCGGTGGAAAGCTGACGGGAAAGTTTGATAGTCCGGACCAGGGGGCTATGGGGCTTGCTTTTACGGGAACAGCTACCGGCGACAGTATAATAGTAGCGCTGGAGATGCCCAAAGCATCTTTTCGCGGCCAACTGATAAACGATTCAACTATTTTAGGCAGCTGGTACCAGGGAGCCGCTACCATGCCCCTTGCCTTAAAAAAGGGAAGCAGTTATAAAGTCAACCGTCCACAGACACCGGTACCTCCATTTTCCTATAACAGCGAAGACATCGAGTATGACAATGCCGATGGTTCGGTACATTTTGGCGCCACCTTCACCTATCCCAGGTCGGGAGGGCCTTTTGCTACTGCCATCCTGATTACAGGAAGCGGCATCCAGGACCGGGATGAAACCATTCTGGGGCACAAACCTTTTGCGGTTATTGCAGATCATCTTACCAAAAACGGTTACGCGGTATTACGGATTGACGACAGGGGGGCTGGTAAAACCCGAGGATCGTTGGTTAAAGCAACTTCGGCCGATTTCGCAAAAGATGTCGAGGCTGCATTGGCTTATCTGAAAACAAGAAAAGAAACTGATAAATCTAAAACGGGATTGATAGGGCATAGCGAGGGGGGATTGATAGCAGTGATGGTAGCGGCGGCAAACCCCGAAGCTATCCAGTTTGTTATTACGCTGGCCGGACCGGGCGAAAAAGGCAGCAAACTGATGAGTGATCAGAATGAGGCCGTTTGGTTAAAACATGGTGCTACAGTTGTGGCGGCCGCCGCTTACCGCGACCTGTTCAGCCATATTGCTTCGGCAGTGACACCGGAGTCGGACAGCGCTTCTCTTTATCTTAAGGCATGGGCCTATTATGGTGAATGGAAGAAAAAGCAGGATCCCAATACATTGTTGTTATTATCATTATATGATGAGCAGCAATCGGCCCAGCTATTGCAGCGGTTAGTGCAGGCGATGACGACAGAATGGATGAAGTATTTCCTGTTGAGCGATCCTGTTCCTTATATTAAACAATTAAGATGCAAGTTCCTGGCGCTTAACGGGTCAGAGGATATACAGGTAGTGCCGCGCACCAATTTGCCGGCTATGCAGGCAGCTATAGCGGAAAGCGGCATTAAAGTTTCGGAGGTAAAAGAACTGAAGGGATTGAATCACCTGTTTCAGCATTGTACAACCTGTACGCCGCAGGAATATGGCCAGTTGGAAGAGAGTTTTGCTCCCGAGGCGCTGGATACAATGACCAACTGGCTTAATACATATATAAAAAAGTAG
- a CDS encoding glycosyltransferase family 87 protein: MKFLLADIPLGKKWKLPFPVLLWFFLALLAVLLESLRGTVNNYVIYKHVFVHTVNQMNLYIEYPAVYNDHNHYGPLFSVLIAPFAMLPDNIGVVLWALANAAVLFFALRSLSLEKEKFYTVLLIGAIELMSATHHVQYNPMVGAWIVLAYVMVEKQKDVWATFFIALGFLTKIYPIAGLTFFLFSQHKVKFIGYFIMWLVILVCLPMLITPPSFVIQSYQDWYHSLVWKDAKNADQSLTFGMQDVSIIGVLRRTLQVKISDLVVLAPVALLYALPLLRFSQYKYAAFRLRYLALALIAVVIFSSSAESVTYVIAVTGVALWYVSLEKKTAWTTAMLVILFVVTILSPTDLCPPPLKGYIRAYALKAVPCFIIWVLLLRDVAFKDFSVKHGIS, encoded by the coding sequence ATGAAGTTCTTACTTGCTGATATTCCGCTCGGTAAAAAGTGGAAACTCCCCTTTCCTGTATTGTTGTGGTTTTTTCTGGCGCTTTTAGCCGTGTTACTTGAAAGCCTGCGGGGAACAGTGAATAACTATGTCATATACAAGCATGTATTTGTACATACAGTAAACCAGATGAATCTTTATATCGAGTATCCGGCTGTTTATAACGACCATAATCATTATGGACCGTTGTTCAGCGTTCTGATTGCTCCTTTTGCAATGCTGCCGGATAATATAGGGGTTGTTTTGTGGGCGCTTGCCAATGCGGCGGTATTATTTTTTGCCCTCAGGAGCTTGTCGCTGGAGAAGGAGAAATTCTATACTGTATTACTGATTGGCGCTATAGAACTGATGTCTGCCACGCACCATGTGCAGTACAATCCTATGGTAGGCGCCTGGATCGTATTGGCGTATGTGATGGTGGAAAAACAGAAAGATGTGTGGGCAACCTTTTTCATTGCACTGGGTTTTCTTACCAAGATCTACCCTATTGCCGGTTTAACATTCTTCCTGTTCAGCCAGCATAAGGTAAAGTTCATCGGTTATTTTATCATGTGGCTGGTGATACTGGTATGCCTGCCTATGCTTATAACGCCTCCCTCGTTTGTTATCCAGAGTTACCAGGACTGGTACCATAGCCTGGTGTGGAAAGATGCGAAGAATGCCGATCAGTCATTAACCTTTGGTATGCAGGATGTATCCATCATTGGTGTTCTGCGCCGGACATTGCAGGTAAAGATCAGCGACCTGGTGGTACTGGCGCCGGTAGCATTATTGTATGCCCTGCCATTGCTGCGTTTTTCGCAATACAAATATGCCGCTTTCCGGTTACGATACCTGGCGCTGGCATTGATAGCCGTAGTGATCTTCAGTTCCTCCGCCGAATCGGTTACCTATGTTATAGCCGTTACGGGAGTAGCGCTCTGGTATGTATCACTGGAAAAGAAAACGGCATGGACCACTGCCATGCTCGTTATCCTGTTTGTTGTGACTATTCTGTCACCAACAGATCTGTGTCCACCACCGTTAAAAGGGTATATAAGGGCCTATGCTTTAAAGGCTGTGCCTTGTTTTATTATATGGGTACTGCTGCTGCGGGATGTGGCTTTCAAAGATTTCTCAGTTAAACACGGGATCTCTTGA
- a CDS encoding deoxyhypusine synthase family protein yields MSKGPVSQFIQHHYRHFNAAALVDAAKGYETHLAEGGKMMVTLAGAMSTAELGISLAEMIRQDKIQIISCTGANLEEDVMNLVAHNSYKRVPNYRDLTPQDEWDLLENHYNRVTDTCIPEEEAFRRLQKHLVKAWKDAEEKGERYFPHEFLYKVVLSGDLQQYYEIDPKDSWIIAAAEKNIPIVCPGWEDSTTGNIFASYVIKNELKASTVKSGIEYMVWLADWYRQNSGGKGVGFFQIGGGIAGDFPICVVPMMYQDLEWHDVPFWGYFCQISDSTTSYGSYSGAVPNEKITWGKLDIHTPKFIVESDATIVAPLMFAYILGW; encoded by the coding sequence ATGAGTAAGGGTCCGGTTTCCCAGTTTATTCAGCATCACTACCGCCACTTCAATGCAGCGGCCCTGGTAGATGCTGCCAAAGGTTACGAAACGCACCTGGCTGAAGGTGGAAAAATGATGGTGACACTGGCTGGCGCCATGAGCACCGCTGAATTGGGCATCTCCCTCGCAGAGATGATCCGCCAGGACAAAATACAGATCATCAGTTGTACTGGTGCCAACCTGGAAGAAGATGTAATGAACCTCGTAGCACACAATAGCTATAAAAGAGTTCCCAATTACCGCGATTTAACTCCCCAGGACGAATGGGACCTGCTGGAGAATCACTATAACAGGGTTACAGATACCTGTATCCCCGAAGAAGAAGCTTTCCGCCGCCTGCAAAAACACCTGGTGAAAGCCTGGAAAGACGCAGAAGAAAAAGGCGAACGTTACTTCCCCCATGAGTTCCTTTATAAAGTGGTGCTCAGCGGCGACCTGCAACAGTATTATGAAATCGATCCTAAAGACAGCTGGATCATCGCCGCCGCAGAAAAGAATATCCCTATCGTTTGCCCGGGTTGGGAAGATAGCACTACCGGCAACATCTTCGCCAGCTATGTTATTAAAAATGAACTCAAAGCAAGCACCGTAAAAAGCGGTATTGAATATATGGTGTGGCTGGCCGACTGGTATCGTCAGAACAGCGGCGGCAAAGGTGTTGGCTTCTTCCAGATCGGCGGTGGTATCGCGGGCGATTTCCCTATCTGTGTAGTACCCATGATGTACCAGGACCTGGAATGGCATGACGTTCCTTTCTGGGGCTACTTCTGCCAGATCAGCGATTCCACAACTTCCTATGGTTCTTATTCCGGCGCTGTTCCCAACGAAAAAATCACCTGGGGCAAGCTGGATATTCATACGCCCAAGTTCATCGTGGAAAGTGACGCTACCATCGTAGCGCCGCTCATGTTTGCGTACATATTAGGCTGGTAA
- a CDS encoding tetratricopeptide repeat protein has translation MTSKTEELYLEAEADIRNSNYHEAFQKHESIIYEEPDFAPAHNSIGWLYKTQFDSYQKAETHFKAAMKSDPLYPHPYFHLATLYIDLERIDDLKKHLEQCLKVVTVEKAWIYYRYGMIEEMKGRYEMAIKQYQKAILHCFNNDKIRDYHADIERCKNKQELAASLKPAARKTSE, from the coding sequence ATGACAAGTAAAACAGAGGAGTTGTATTTAGAGGCCGAAGCAGATATCAGGAACAGTAATTATCACGAGGCCTTCCAGAAACATGAAAGCATTATTTACGAGGAACCAGACTTTGCTCCGGCTCATAATTCCATAGGCTGGCTGTACAAAACCCAGTTCGATAGCTACCAGAAAGCGGAAACACACTTTAAAGCGGCCATGAAAAGTGACCCTTTGTACCCGCATCCTTATTTCCACCTGGCAACTTTATACATAGACCTGGAAAGGATCGACGATTTGAAGAAACACCTGGAGCAGTGTCTTAAGGTGGTAACAGTAGAAAAAGCCTGGATCTATTACCGCTACGGCATGATCGAGGAAATGAAAGGCCGCTACGAAATGGCGATCAAGCAATACCAGAAAGCCATCTTACATTGCTTCAACAATGACAAGATCCGTGATTATCACGCTGATATCGAACGCTGTAAAAACAAACAGGAACTTGCGGCATCCCTTAAACCTGCTGCACGCAAAACCTCAGAATAA